The genomic segment GTGAATCCTCAGGGAATTCACAAATTGGGTGCGTCTGTAGACTCTACAGTTCTACAGAATTCTTCAACATTTTTCCATAGGGACATGGTCAGTCTGCTTGGCAACACTGCCAGTATTAGAATACCATGTTCAGTGGTGTACATCTGGACAAATCTCTACAACAACATAAATGTAATTAAATTGTcaaagccaaaataatgatatgtgaACCAGCTACTATCAGTCAACTAAATTATGACTTCCAGTCATTGTTATTTATAGGTTTTACAGGATGGATGAATGCATgatcatttccaagtcactgagtatgtcttggaattcatttacatcaatttttAAGAAATCCAAACAGTAATGTACTATATGTTAAATCTACTTGTTTTAACATGTATTGTAGAAAAAAGTGCCATGCCCtaaattcactcattcattttcagccaatTATCTGGGTCCGGCAATACAGTGGTAGCAGaacaagcagctcaacccacacttccctatccttggccaaatcCTGTAACTCTTGGTTGGGGGATCTCAAGGCGTTTCCAAACCAGattggaaatataatctctccagcatgttcTAGGTCTTCCCCATGGCCTCCTCCTGGTTGGATGTGCCTCCATAAATGgatctttaaaataaataaataaaaaatgaagcaGTAGCAACATTAAATCAGTGACAGCTTATTTGCAAAGAGAAGTCTTGTTGAAATGACATTTAAGTAATTTACAGATTATTTCATTGTTGGGACAATACAAATTAGAGAATAAAGGTGTTTTCTCTCACAGCAGCTGCTCCATAATCAATGTATAATGTTGGTTTTTACTGTCAATCTGGAAATTGCGAAACCAGCCTTTGCCCTACTGTCTAAATGTTCCTCAGGCTGGTCTTCCATCAAAAAGTAATCAATGTCATGTTTAATTCAGGTCAATTAAATTTACttttataatgccaaatcacaacaatgctgtctCATGGCGCTTCACACATGTTCAATGTCAAAGGTCAGATTCTACGTCCACTTCATGATTTTCTCAAAAAATTCCTGCTCTTCCGAGTCTAATCTGAATCAAACCTCAGCACAATGTTTCTCAGAGGGCCAGGAATTAACCCAAAATTAGTACTCCTCTTTCATTATTACGGTATGATTCAAATCAAGATGTGCAAAATGGTCTACAGGTGGCTCTTTATCAAAGGTGTGATGAGGGTCATGGTCAAAGTCAATGTTCAAAGACGTTGATGCCACTTCTGGACCAGGTTAATATAAGGTTTCTTTGTACACAGTAAAGTTTGAAGATACATTTAAGAATGTAGCTCTGCATTGTTGTGCTTCACAAaggcttcccaaagtaatccattgtggttatatcagctattgatgaatgatggttcttgttgCAGTGCAGTCAGAGGATCAAGGATCATGACTGTTCAACATTGGCTTGTGTCCCTTTCATTCATGCACTGAAATACATCCAGATCCTTTAAACTGTTCAATGATTTTATGCATCTTAGATGGGGAAATTTAGAAATCCATTTGAATACTTCTATgaagaacattgtttttaaatatttcagtACTTTTTATCATGCATTTGTTtacaaactggagatcctttgcccatctttgctccttaAAAACAACTTTTGGTGGATACTGATTTTGCACAAAATCATGATTACTCTCAcctgttaacaccacctgtttgAGATAATATATATTGAATAAGATTTATTTGCTTGTTTACCTCATTACTATCCTTAAATTGCCCCATCCCAATGTTTATTTGGAATCTCTTGCAGGCTTTAAAGACAAGAacagatgtacagtaccagtcaaacgtttggatacaATTTTTCATTCAGTTGAACGGGAAAGTGTATCCAAACCTTTAATTGGTAGTGTAtatcaataaataaaatgaagctgGCCATTAAAAAGCATGAAATATTGTATCTTGAGTTCATATTGTCTGCAGTGAAAtacaagtcaaagtaaatgtgagAATCACTGTgggggtaatttttttttttttgtattaatcaTATTGGCTCAATGTTTGCTAATTCTAGGTTGTATGCAAAAAGGACTAATGTTGATCTTGTTCATTTTAAACTAAACCCTTAAGCTCTAAAGTTTTACTGTCACCCATAAAACCGAAAAGTATGTGATCATTCTGCTGGACAGGAAAATattaagtttttgtttgttttattcctTTTTCTCTCCCTAGGGGGCTGATGCCACGAACACTCGACAGCCAGATCACATTAGAAAAGACACCAAGCTACTTTGTCACCAGAGAGGCACCAAGGCGGATCTCTAGAATGTCCCACGAGGCCAAGCTGATTGTTGTGGTGCGCAACCCTGTCACAAGAGCCATCTCTGATTACACACAGACTCTTTCCAAGAAGCCTGACATCCCTACTTTTGAAGAACTGGCCTTTAAGAACAGAAGTTTAGGTCTTGTTGACACTTCTTGGAATGCCATTCGGATTGGGATGTATATTCTGCACCTGGAGAACTGGCTACAGTACTTTCGCCTGCCACAGATCCACTTTGTGAGCGGGGAACGGTTGATCACAGATCCAGCAGGGGAAATGGGCCgggttcaggattttttaggattGAAaagaataatcacagaaaaaacaCTTCTACTTCAACAGAACTAAAGGATTTCCGTTCTGAAGAAGCCAGAAGCAGCAGCCAACCTCACTGCCTTGGCAAGTCCAAGGGCAGAACTCATGTGCAGATCGACCAGGAGGTCATTGAACAGTTGCAAGAGTTTTATCGTGCCTTTCAATGTCAAATTCTATGAAACAGTGGGGCAGACTTTAAGTGGGATTAAGAACATCTAAATGAAAATGACAAATGTGAGAAGTCATTGTCACCAGATCAAAAAAATTGAGGCTTATTccgatttaaaaaataataataataatttgaatgAGATATAGAAAACCCCAGTCATTAAAACTTTACACAACACCTACATGCCTTGACTTCACTGTCCAGATTACTTATTCATCATATTTACTGAAACTGAGACACTGACTTTAGAGTTTAAATGAGCACCCTGTCAAGGTGCAGCAAAATGTCAAATGATAGTAAAAAGTTAAGAGTTATTCTGTAATGAATTTATCTTCATATTGTTGAAAGAAAAGCTCATTGGGTTACACTGATATATCTCCTGAAGTGTGACCGAAACCAAAATAAGAGCTATATCAATGCACATGTTCGTGTTTTGTTGTGATCACCAAATATTTTACAAGGACGAATCAAAGGAAAAATGTATATctatgctttgtgtttttgtttgttgttttgttttttgttttgttttgtttgttgctaAGGATTACTCTTCATCTCATATGGAATGTTCTTGTCCTGCTCAGAATTGAAGTCACAAAACCATgttcatgttacaaaaataaagaaatgcaactCATCGCTGTTGTAAAGTTTTCTCCTCCACACTGAATGACTGTACAGTATACCCATACCCGGCTGGTCCTCAACCTGTCATATGATCACAGCCATTCTTAGAtaagtgtgtgtaagtgtgtatatgtgtgtgtgtgtgaggagggGGGATTACCTTAAAGGGGGAACTTGATAAGGTATGTCAAAATCGAGAAAATACCCTTACGGCTGCAAGGATACAGATGATAGAGATTTATGCTGTCTCTCATAGGCACTGTCCATggttactgaactgctgtgtgtttcatatttgttgtttgttttccccCCTACCTTCAGAACCCAATTTTAATGAtctgcagtcaggtccataaaaaCTTGGACAGGCccacattttttgtaattttggctCAAGAAAATCTTTTGCTAAAATTTGAACATTATCaataataatataatcagaagaagaagatgtAGATCCTATACATGCCATGAGTAGTATCCGGGGCCACAGCGTGACGCAGATGAAATCCTTCCCCATCCAATGTGTTTACAGCTGATGATCTGGGTCTGTGTAGTTTGAATTgtttttctccaaaaatatagGTACCAAGAGGCACAGCCTccagtctacatattggtagtacAACTTCAAGCCAACAGAGCCACTTGCTCTGACAAATAAGACCAACTGAAAACTTAATGACATACTATGGGTGAAACAGTTAACTGATACTAATCAAAAATTGACTTGAAAGCAATAGATACAATAATGTCAATACACGGACCCTGATTTGACCTAATTGACTCAGCTGATTAAATCATAAATGGCtcaattttaatgttgtgaattgttgAATAAAGCTTGTTTTGCTGCCACTATGTCCACATGTTATAACTTTCATAAAGTTTAAAGGTGGGCTTGAGGCTCTCACAAGACTGGTCACAGCAATGTTAAGTTTGTGAGGTTCAACTAAAATCAAGATCCGAGAGTGATAGGTGGTATAACAGCGTGGCCTCACACACAAGCCATCACATTTTAATGCAAATGGTACATTTTGACAAGTTGGGTACTCCAATTGCATCGGTGTGTGATGTGCAGGGAcacactaaccctaaccataaccttcaCTATGACCTCAACCATATCCATAACCAAAACATAGATGAATGCTCCTTGCACTGTCAGAGAGAAATGATACacctttaaaaaaatgtgtttccCTAACCTAAATCATCATATTGTGATGAAAATGGGCACttaccatttttttttcagcttgggactccagcaaggacagtcgcattcctcccctcaccctggcttcctccctgccacctcaaaggcagctctttttttactgctgcagccttcaactccccaagctgggcggtgCGGGCCCCTACCGCTGTAGCCTTCACCTACTttacctcaattcagatgacggactgcttcacgtttagtgcacataaacaatgtcaaatgtatatgtgttgtctttaatcctGATGCGTGCCATTATTACTgttaacaagtaataattgtggattaattgctgtatcttgtctgaggtaattggagtataaatgtaatttcattgttgttgcactcgtgtaatgacaatgacaataaatctcatctcatctcttaTCTCTACTCTCATCTCATAAAAAAAACATGAGGACTTGGACATGAGAATGTAGCAGCTATATTGGATAAATGTGTGTATCTCACAATCAGTCCAGCCCCTTGTGGAATGGTTttaaccatgctaatgctccccagaagcattcactgaaaaaaaaagtctgatggcCCTAAATGATATGATGAGgaacttccaggcatgtgagaggcaaataacgaaaaatgtttaaaatggcagGGCATCAAGAAGGCCTGGGGGTCTGGGGAAGCACCTTCTGGtattgtatgtggtgctgcccccatgGTAAACAAAAGGTGAGCAAAGGGAGTGCCAAGATACTGCAGCACTGCAGCACTGGTTTTTCACTGAAGGTTTTGGCTTATTCTACAGTAATTTATCATGGTAAATGGATGgctatattaaacaaataattgTATCAGACTGCATCATACTGTACCAAAATGAATCACATCAAATTGTTCCATCATGAAAAATATTGTTCCTGAATATGATAGCCCATGTGTCTACATATCATTTTGTAAGTGAAAGGAGAGCATCCCTAGACAAGTCACAAAAAGCCCACAGTAATATTTGTCCCATGTTAATATTTTGTTTTGAATGAATCATTACTCCATGATATTACAATATTGGTGCTGCAGAGGGGTCCAGGCATTCATCCTGCTATGATTTGTTAGTACTGGGTGATACTGCACAAAACATTTGGTTTATGGCAAActtctttttttctgtattttttctttctttgttttttttttttttaattctgcaaGTTGTGCAGCCTGGAGCACAAAGCACAGTGCATGAGgaacatttgttttttatttatttattgtggacATGGTACACCTGTTAAAAACAAGGAACACGAGATCCAAAGCTGGCAAACATTTTCCATTTAATAGCATCAGCTGTCGTATGCTGCTTTCACCTGGAGCACCGACCTGCCAATTATACAATGTGCATAATGATTATTTTAACTGGAAGCATCTGTTTGAAGCTGCACGAGAAAAATGCAGTGCAACTGAATATTTTATCCCAGTAATATGAGGAGGCATCTGCTGCTCGAGAAATAACAGATGACTGACATTAGAGACATTTCACAAATACATGTAGATATCATTAAAATTCGATGAGGAAAATTGTCTCTGTTTTGACTATGAGGCAATTTATTTGTCTTGGAAACAGTGTAAAAAGCAAAATAATGGCACAAATGGAGAAATGGGAAAGGTTTCATCAATTTACTTGCTCTAGTTTAAATATGCCAATGAGACCTTTAGAAAGAAGATGATCATTGAAA from the Thalassophryne amazonica chromosome 16, fThaAma1.1, whole genome shotgun sequence genome contains:
- the hs3st2 gene encoding LOW QUALITY PROTEIN: heparan sulfate glucosamine 3-O-sulfotransferase 2 (The sequence of the model RefSeq protein was modified relative to this genomic sequence to represent the inferred CDS: inserted 2 bases in 1 codon; deleted 2 bases in 2 codons), which produces MAQRLLFLSANRFSARFAFIFTVSLSCTYLCYSIIFCRSTIMTNQSYDGKRCPNSKNAAGGGKKLLGKLDGCASLEVRSLAGDERRGSNASREQSKTSSDSCWTEGKLRNMSVAQKYGNKKLPNALIVGVKKGGTRAVLEFIRIHPDVRALGTEPHFFDRNYDRGLDWYRGLMPRTLDSQITLEKTPSYFVTREAPRRISRMSHEAKLIVVVRNPVTRAISDYTQTLSKKPDIPTFEELAFKNRSLGLVDTSWNAIRIGMYILHLENWLQYFRLPQIHFVSGERLITDPAGEMGRVQDFLGLKRIITEKHFYFNRTKGFPXSEEARSSSQPHCLGKSKGRTHVQIDQEVIEQLQEFYRPFNVKFYETVGQTLSGIKNI